The sequence below is a genomic window from Marmota flaviventris isolate mMarFla1 chromosome 9, mMarFla1.hap1, whole genome shotgun sequence.
taggagttgtttagattaaaaaaacaacaactagtAACCCGCAAAATCCTTTCTAAATCCATGGAGAAATACATGTCCTTAGGACTGTATATCTTTCTCCAAGAGTGTTCTCTCCTTGGGTGAGTGAGTACTTCATAGTTCTCCCCTAAGTCACACAGCCATGGAACCCCACTAGTAGAAAAGAACAACATCAAACTAAATGAAGTAAATCAATAGAGACAGTGAAAAAATCTTTAACAGTATGGTCCCCAGCTCTCTTTGCTTTTTCGTTTGTCCTGGCCAATTGACACAAGATGCCTAACCATGTGGCTAGTAATTGCACGTTTTCCTAGGACACTTGAAACAGAGTGGGGGGCTTGACCATCATCAGCACTGACAGAATTGTGTAGGTTGTTGTCTGAAACCCTGAATGACCAAATATGTTGCTGAATGCATGGGAACCCTGACCCTGAGCCAAATCTCTCATATAAACTCAATAATTCATCCTCATCAGTAGAAACAACTAGGTATGACATCCGCCATGTTGCTGTCCTTTGAAAGAACATGCTGAAGCCCTCCTGTTTTAAGGTTCCCTAATGAATACTGCAAATTTATCCACCCATTGGTGATTCTCTCTTGGAATCCCACTAAGCTGTCTCAGGATGGTTTTGGGTACTTCCTTAGGGGAAATTCTCTATCACAGCTTTTGGTGAAATTCCAACTGCAAGTTCAGGTGGAAAGGACAATAATCTTGACCCAGTGCTAGTATTTTTCCATAGAACAATTTGATTATGAAAACAGCTTACAATTCAATATTTATTCCATGGCAGGtttggttaatattttatttaataccgTTTCCAAAAGCATAAGTAAAGGACTGTCAGTTAAGTTTTACTTACATGGAGCATCTAGCTCATAGGTTAGAACATTGTCATTGAAAGATGATTGCAATAGAGGAAATTATCACATTTAAATAatccattaaatttaaaaatattacaacaaATAGTTGTAAACATTGTGTCATTTGTATAAGCTTCAGatttcttctctttaattttacctgcatttattttcttacacATCAATGCTCTTTGTCTCTTTTCATCAAAAATCTTGACATTCCTTGTTTGTCTATCATTGAAGTTCTGCAAGTACTTAATAAACACTATTTAGCCAGCAACATAATTCCATATTATGTTTCCTTTATATACCCATGATACTTTGTAGGGAGAAATAATTGGATCTACATtaggagagagagaataaagtaaaatttaatctTTGGTGTTCTAGAAGTATTATAAACATACTTATATTTTGCATTCAACCCAGATActgctttttgaaaattatacaaatattaaaatgaatgtatAATCAATAGTAGAAATTCTAATCACTAAACCAAAGAaactaatacaaattaaaaaatgtgttaaattttattaaatataaatttaatattttaagatccAATTCCCCATTCTTCTCCAGGAGCAGTGTTTTATAGCTTAGCAGTGATCTGAAAAAAAGTGTATCAATTTAGACTTCGGATTGAGCCAACTTGAAAAGCTTTTTCAGGGCTTCTTTAACATCTCTGTTCCTCAGACTGTAGATCATGGGGTTCAACATGGGGAACAACACAGTATAAAAGGTAGAAACCATTTTGTCCCTCTCAAGGGAGTAGCTGGAACTTGGGCGAGAATAGATGTAGAGGATGGAGCCATAGTACAAGGTCACAGAGACcaggtgggaggagcaggtggagaaggccttgaGGCGGCCCTGGGTGGAGCGGATCCTCAAGATGGCAGCAATGATGAAGAGGTAGGAGGCCAGGATGAGCAGGGTAGGGGTAATGACATTGGAGGTCAGAAGGAAGAACAGTACAGACTGGTAGCTCTCCTTCATGTCACATGCCAACTTTACTAGAGGTGGAACATCACAGAAAAAGTCATCGATGACATTGTCACCACAGAAATCCAAGGTGAAGGTGTTGCTGGTTAATATTATTGCATTGACAAAACCCCCAGTATAGGAGTATAGAACCAAACAGATGCACAATCTCCTTGACATGGCCTGAGCATAAAGTAGGGGGTTGGAAATAGCCATATAGCGGTCATAAGCCATGGCAGCCAGCAGATAGCACTCACTATAGGCCAGCCCAGCTGAGAAGAAGAACTGAGCCAGGCAGCCAGCAAAAGAGATGCTTTTATCTTCAGAGATGCAGGTGACTAGGATCTTTGGGGTGTAGACAGAGGAATACCAGAGATCCAGGAAAGACAGATTTCCAATGAAGAAATACATGGGCGTGTGGAGCCTGGAGTCATTACAGATCAGTGCTATGAGGATGGTGTTTCCTACCAAGGTTGCAGAGTACACTCCAAGGAACACAACAAAGAGGAGGACCTGCATCACAGGGTCTGTTGTGAAGCCCACCAAGATGAACTCAGTCACTGTGTGATTGCTCCTTTCCATGCCTTAGAGACCTTTCACCTATGGATGGAGTAGAGAAGATTTAATTGCCATAACCAACACCAGATGAAGGCACTTTACATGCCAAGCCCCTTAGATGTGCTCAACACCAAGCAGGAACCTTGCGTCCCTTTTGCAAGTGAGGAATTTTCTGAGTTCAATTTCAATATGtgaaatacatttaataataGGAAATTCAAAATGATGTCgagggtttgttttagtcagccttgTGTTactatgatcaaaatacctgaaaagaacagcttagaggaggacaagtttgttttggttcatggtttcagaggttcagtctgtgatcagtcaactccattactctgggtaTGAGGTGAGACGGattatcatggcagaaggacatgatCAAGGAAATCTGCTCACCATGTGGCAGCTAAGAAgaagacacacactcacacacacacgagagagagagagagagagagagagagagagagagagagagagagagagagagaaatgaaccAGGTGGGGCAACAAGATACAATCTCTTAAGGACATACCCCTGTGACTTATCTTTCACAGCCATGCCATACAGTTACTACCCAATATTACTactcttttagaatttttaatctatcaaatggatcaATTTAtagattaggttacagctctcataatctaatcatttcacctctgcagattcctgcattaacacaggtgCTTTTAGGGAATAtgtcatatccaaaccataacggggttgttatttatttttacaaaaaatgtatttctttagcTCTAGGTGCAGTTTAACACACAAAGACATGGCTATGAGgctgaaagattttattttacaagGTACGGGTTTGTaggaaacaaataaatcaataaattccaACAGGTTTTCAATTAATGCCTATGCTATTATGAAAACTAAACCGGACAATGGGATAATAATGAACTAGGAACTAATTGAATTTAGACATGGAGAaaaattcattttcccattttccaGCTAGGAATGGACAGGTGGTTCAGAGCCCACAAGTGCGATGTCCCCATGGTTTAAGATGTAAGGACAATGTCTTTTAATACAATCTCAGAGAATGCTCTCTTCCCAGGTAGTCCTTAGGAGGGGTTGACACATTTATTATGAAACCCAGGGAATAAATCAGATGGAGAGTCAGGGTGAAATTGGAATGGGCACCAGCAAATCtagaatctatttttatatcaGATAAAAACAAGTTTGATGTCATTGTGGGTTTTGGGAGTCGAAAAGCCTGagacacaataaatatttactgaatgaataaatgagaagcCTTGATCCAGAAGAGAAACCACTCAATAGGACCAATGCTCTGAGTGGCCTCAAATGGTGTCATTTTACCCTAAAACTACAGCAAAATTTTGTTTGATATCCCACATGAATGTCTTGACACCAGCAAACCCAGATTTAATGTATTCTTTTCAGACCCAGATAGGAAGAAACAAATTAACCAGTCCCAAAATGGTCAGCCTGAGCAAATATTTGTTTACCCAAATTTAGTGTGTCTGCAAATATTAGTGTTTTCCATGTCTGCAAAAGATTGTCTGTCATCAGATGTCATGATGGATAGATATAGGAAACAAAGCTTGGAAATCAGAGCTATCCATCAATCCAGTGAGACCTGAAAAAGCATTTGGCTTTCAGTCAACTCAACCACAGAGCAGGTACATGTTGTAATACTGACATGTTGTAAATACTAGAGGAACAAGTGATTCTCATATTCTTTATACATAAAATCACCTGGCCAGTGTTTCTAATTTAGCACGTTGTAGGTGACCCCAAAGGAAcctgttttaaatatataaccTGCTTTTAACATATAATctgcttttaaatataaaagcagcCCAAGTATTTGGAACTTCATTTGTGTGTAAATCACAATGAAAAATGCTGACCTGAATATCagtcctattattattattattattatatcacaGGAGTcttgcttgccttacatgcatatAAAGATGTGGttcataatttttcaaatttcaaaagacGAGTTGTAACAGATTTATGTTTCAGTCCTGATATTAACAATTTCTGTACTTGTGATCTTGCAACACTTATTTAAATACTCCATCTCATTTTTTCTTGTCTATGAAGGGAGGTAATAACAATTTCCTCATAGGACTGCAAGAATATTTAAAGGAGATATTATACATCAGGTGCTTAATACATTGTCATGTAAACTATCTGTCCTATGTAAATAATTATGCTATGCAGGTGTAAAGCAGCAACATTGTCTTTGTATGAAAAACACGGCAATGGGTTAGATTTGTGCTTGATACTGAAGCCTCCATGTGCTTGCATGCCTCTGTTggcattttcttctctccctATCTCTGCTGCCTTTGCAGGAAAGTCCTCTAAATGGCCTCACCATTCATCAGGAGCCAGGGGATGCTCCATCTCCTTTGATTGGGTTCCAGTCCCTTTGAGATTTTATGAAAACTATGCAATTCTTCTCACttggaaaaaaaccaaaacaaaacaaaaggatgCTCATGACTCACCCTGGGTCCCACAAAGAGAGACAGGGCACAGATTTCCTTGGCATTTCCCCCTGTATCACTACATAAAGCCCCAGAAAGACCGACTTTTGTGCTGATCctgtatttttaaatcagaacaaCAAATTAATTTACCTGGCAGGATATATTAATCAACCTGCACACTTATCTTTCTAACAAAGGGTACTTTTtatgataatgaaaaaataaattttccattcAAAAGTATTAAAAGCCACCCTTTTTGTTTAAAGGTAAGCTTTATTATCAGTGGTCTTCTCAAAAATATCATATGCCTTTAACCTTTCCCAAGGAATATCAAACTGAAAGAACTTCAGCTTTTCTTGATGTTTTTGTCTTCTAAACTAACGATCTCTGCTACTTCAGTCACCTCAGTTGCTCTTGAGATGTTAACAAAGTTTCTCGTGGGTTCTTGTATGAttgcatttagttttttttttttttttcaattgtattttttggTAGGGTTAATGGCTATTTTTTGTGTCACCGAAACTGTGAAGTTCTACTTCTCTGTGTGAACTCAGAGATTAAAACAGgaagataataaaaacatttcaaaataggCCCTTTCCTTCAGCCTTTCAGGAGGTTAGAATATAGAGGGCTATtaaactgatttttaataaatacaattttctgTCTATAACATCTGAATTGAGCAACTTACCTAAAATTTTCAGTGACAACACCATCTCAACAGAATTCAAATCTGAAAGTTCCAGAATCTTTTATGCCATTTTCTAGATTCCCAGGGTTATAGATTGCTGAACTCCCTCAGGATTTATTTACTTGTGGAGGAACTAACGAGACAATTAAATGGAATTGTGTGTTGACAAATCAGGAGTTATTAAGTAAAgttgagaaagtttttttttttttttttttttttttggagactgTGCTTATGCTGTGTTATGTGTCGTGGGATCTACCACTATCCAACCATCAACCCCAACGCCCATCTTCCTCATTCTAGGATTTCAGGAACCATCATTGTACTCAGGCATTAAGAAATGCATTGTTAAGAACAtcatctgggggctggggctcagtggtaatgcacttgcctggcatgtgtaaggcactgggttcgattctcagcaccatatataattaagtaaaataaaggtctatcaactatATATAGAACATCCTCAGCATCCTTGTAAAGCTCTGCAGAGGCTGCTATCAATGGGCTAGGGAGGGAGGTGAAAGAAACAGCAAAGCAATCAGATTCCCAGAACTACAGAATCCAAGTTGTCTTTACATaactgtatgcatatatatagtatatatatatatatatatatatatatatatatatatatatatatatatatatatatatataaactaggTGTCAATAAATACTTTGTTGGGCAAACATCTGTGGCAATATTTATAGAATCTTATGGAATGAAGAAGATGGGAAGCAGCCAAAGCTCTGCTTTTCTCAAAAAGAAGACACATTTATTTGTGCTTGAAGGAAAATCGACTGAAATTGTCCCAGTATAGAAATATAATCTCACACAATTCTTTAATCTAAGCTGGTTTAGGGTGAAGCTGGTCTCCCTTTAATCTTGAAGACAAAGACACTTCATCTAATGAAGTCTTTACCTGTTTAATTCTACCTGGGTGTCTTCTTGGAGGAGCCAGAGTAACACAACATCCTTTACGTGATAGGCCAGTAGAATTTAACTCACCTACCTGTGAAATGCAGAAGGTAATCCACTTGGTCTCAGCAATCCCTAAGTCTTCCTTTTAGTCAGATATTCATGATCCATGATGCTTATGATTTTTGCTCTTGACCCACAAGGTTTTAGATCATGGTTAGGAGTTTGGAAGTCTCTCATGATTTTAATTCATAAGTCAGATCAAGTACAAAATATGACTTATGACTTAAAATCATAAGAGACTGGCTCTCATGAGGAAAGTATATTTTAgggaacaaaaacaaataaacaaacaacaacaacaacaacaacaaaaccagggCACTATACCAGTTAGGTGAGAAGAGTCATGGTAGTGGCTCTGTTTGAAATTGTTTGGATGCTTacaagtggaggaaaaaaaagagagacactgttttttttttttttcacccatatATGGTTTCCATTCTTGCTGCCATGGCTCATTGTAATGGGCACACTATTGAAGCTCAGCAATTTAGGTAAGCAAAGAGTGAGTCTCATTTTGTACACTTCATTACTAATTAGAAAAGATTAATGTTTATGAAAGATTACGGAACTAGCTATTTTGAATCTTGGAGTACTAGAATGAAGTGTTTCCTGCAACTTTGGTAAGTCATGTGATGCAGATATTATTAGTggcatagaatttttatttttttggcccATGAATGTCTTCTCTGTAATTGATGCTCACTAGTGGACATTAGTGATGGAGCCTAAGTGTCTTCACACTATCCTTTCCTAAAGATCCATCAATGTACCTCTCCAAGATTAATTTTCCAATGTTCTGCTAACTTCTTGATCCATCAGTTTCTGCTCATGAAACTGTGTAGACTTGCATTTGAGATCACCAGCCATCTAAGCCCAAGGAACATATCAGCATTCCCCTTGATAGTCTTCATCTGCACACTTTGGTCCTAAATATGTATCTCTAATCCTACTACCCAGCCCAAACTTCAGGAATTATCTTAAGATAGCTGTGGCCATATTTTAGTATGATATGGCTTGGATCTGAAGTGTCTCCCCAAagtccatgtgttgaaggcttagttCCAGTGCAGCTGTGTTCATAGGTGATGACTTTGGAaggtgattgggttatgagggctctaaccccatcattgGAGTAGTCCTGAACAACTGTAGGAGATCAGAAACTCTTTTGAAGGTGTACTTGGGTTTTTCTAAATGCTCTTTCATGTAAGATGTTCATAGATTTCAGAACAAAGTGCCCCGCTTTTTTTCTCTCGTTCTAGAGATGGATCCCAGGAGTGCTCAAACAGTGAGCCACAttttagccatttaaaaaaagtatttttgagacagggtctcagtaagtctttaggccctcactaagttgttggggctggctttgaacttgcaatcctcctgcctcagcctctcaagctgagggattataggtatgcaccactgtgactggtttcatgttttttttttctttaaataatcattattatcatGGTTTGTATCAATGCTTCAACCAACTTATCTTTCAGTGCCTTTATCTCCACTTGCACTCCATGCCATGACATCACTGGTGACAATTCAAGTAACCATGTTACCACATTCCCTAGTTACCAGTGTCCCATTTCCCTAGCAACAGGCATAACTGAATATGCTTGACCTATGTGAGCCAactaaccattttcttttttgttgttgttgtttactctTAAATTCTATAATGGAGATACGTGgatctgaataaatgaagagacCCTAATACTCCCATATTTTTATGGCACCACATAGAGGGCCTGGGGTTTAGCTTCACACAACCCTGAGTGCAAAGCCCATTTCTGTTCTTCACTATCGGTTTAAGTTGTTTGAGTCTCTGTTTTTATAATTGTCATCTATAATCAAATTGTGTTGTCTGGATGTTCTAGGGCTACCATAATAAAATGCCATGTACTGGTCTCTCCAtccacataaatttattttctcatacttctgcagtctggaagtccaagatcaggtacCAGAATGGTTAGGTTTTTATGGGGACTGTCTTCCTTGATTGCAAACAGCCATTCTTccattgtttgtgtgtgtctgtgtgtaataGGTagatttctcttcctcttcataaAAAAAAGCATTCCTATCAGATTATGAactaattcttattttcttcaaaaagccCTATCTACAAATAATCTCATTGGTTCAGAGATTCTTGGTATGAATTGGTAGGATCACAGTTCAATCCATATAATGTATCTATCTGATAATTGTTATGAT
It includes:
- the LOC114081172 gene encoding olfactory receptor 9G19-like, with the protein product MERSNHTVTEFILVGFTTDPVMQVLLFVVFLGVYSATLVGNTILIALICNDSRLHTPMYFFIGNLSFLDLWYSSVYTPKILVTCISEDKSISFAGCLAQFFFSAGLAYSECYLLAAMAYDRYMAISNPLLYAQAMSRRLCICLVLYSYTGGFVNAIILTSNTFTLDFCGDNVIDDFFCDVPPLVKLACDMKESYQSVLFFLLTSNVITPTLLILASYLFIIAAILRIRSTQGRLKAFSTCSSHLVSVTLYYGSILYIYSRPSSSYSLERDKMVSTFYTVLFPMLNPMIYSLRNRDVKEALKKLFKLAQSEV